Proteins co-encoded in one Calorimonas adulescens genomic window:
- a CDS encoding DUF58 domain-containing protein, whose translation MLRCLVVRYMYSLLLLSILFIILLGSRTFYSIFYGTGILILLEYLYSIYTKEKMSAIVFAAKQDIFRGERFTYEVVLQNDSFLPVFNVLVSIKSLEFEDRISYIGPFRQFALKGETTFEKRGRYDLGPVHIESLEPFKLFKWFIEIPSMSWVTVYPKIFNGDFILDLLRYDNGTGTLLKRHGNGISYNVRKYVPGDNLRMIHWKLSAKLDELQVKEYPDATKNGLRVLCDMRQNMYNDMDEENALSLLLTVVSSFYRHGIECEVLSANKEWRQYAIKNGMDFKELVEASVDIKFDGSDYEGLYRMISSVDFRPDVIIAPAVDADILKIQHAFDCWIFTVAEDENWPEERIITPSRWRGIFEESKGQADIYIFN comes from the coding sequence ACGGTACAGGTATTTTGATTCTCTTAGAGTACCTCTATAGCATTTATACAAAAGAGAAAATGTCTGCCATTGTTTTTGCTGCAAAGCAAGATATATTTCGGGGAGAGAGGTTTACATATGAGGTTGTATTGCAAAATGACAGCTTTTTACCCGTCTTTAATGTATTGGTATCAATAAAGTCGCTTGAATTTGAGGATAGGATAAGTTATATAGGTCCCTTCAGGCAGTTTGCCCTCAAGGGTGAGACGACTTTTGAAAAGAGAGGACGATACGACCTTGGCCCTGTGCACATCGAATCATTAGAACCCTTTAAGCTTTTTAAATGGTTTATTGAGATACCTTCAATGTCATGGGTTACTGTCTATCCTAAAATATTTAACGGTGATTTCATCTTGGATCTTTTGAGATATGACAATGGCACAGGTACACTTTTGAAGAGACATGGCAACGGCATCTCTTACAACGTAAGAAAATATGTTCCAGGCGATAATCTGAGAATGATACACTGGAAACTCTCGGCAAAACTGGATGAGCTGCAGGTTAAAGAGTACCCGGACGCCACAAAAAATGGCCTGAGGGTATTGTGTGATATGAGGCAGAACATGTACAATGACATGGACGAGGAGAATGCATTAAGCCTGTTACTTACTGTTGTCAGTTCCTTTTATAGGCATGGGATAGAATGCGAGGTTTTGAGTGCGAACAAGGAGTGGCGACAGTATGCTATAAAAAACGGCATGGATTTTAAAGAATTAGTTGAGGCATCTGTTGATATTAAATTTGATGGGTCGGATTATGAGGGGCTGTACCGCATGATATCATCGGTGGACTTTAGGCCGGATGTTATCATTGCTCCGGCTGTAGATGCAGATATTTTGAAGATCCAGCACGCCTTTGATTGTTGGATCTTTACCGTGGCTGAAGACGAGAATTGGCCGGAAGAAAGGATAATTACACCTTCAAGATGGAGGGGTATCTTTGAAGAGTCAAAAGGCCAGGCTGATATTTACATTTTTAATTAG